Genomic window (Streptomyces sp. LX-29):
GGTGGCGTCGGGGGCGGCGAAGACCAGGTTCTCGCGCAGCGTCCCGGCCAGTACGGGGGCGTCCTGCTCGACGTAGCCGATCGCCGCCCGCAGCTCGGCCAGCGGCCAGTCGCGCACATCCCGCCCGTCCAGCGACACCCGGCCGCCGGTCGCGTCGTAGAACCGCTCGATGAGGCCGAAGACGGTGCTCTTGCCCGCCCCCGAGGGGCCGACGAAGGCGGTCATGCCGCCGCTGGGCACGGTGAAGCTCACGCCCTGATGCACCGGCGGCAGCTCCTCGCGGTAGCGGAAGGTGACGTCGTCGAACGCGACCGCGGCGGGCCCGTCCCCGACCGCCGGCTCCCCGGCCGTCGCCGGGTCCTTCCGCCCACCCTCCGAAGCGGCCTCCCGCGGCTCCGCCTCCGGCTCGGTCTCCAGACGCTCCGCCTCCGTGATGCGCGCGATCGCCGCCGCCCCCTCCTGGTACTGGGTGGCGGAGGAGACCAGTTGGGACACCGGCTCGATCAGATAGAAGAGGAGCAGCAGGAAGGCGATCAGGGTGGAGACCTCGATCGCCTCGGAGGCCACCCGGGCGCCGCCGATGCCGAGCACCGCGAGAAAGGAGACCTGGACCGAGAGCCCGACCGAGGAGGAGGCCAGGGACTGCCACTTGGCGGCCTGCACGCCGTACCGCCACGCCTTCCGCGTCGCGTTCCACACCGTCTCGGTCTCGCGCCGCTCCGCGCCCGACGCCTTGATGGTGCGGAACGCCCCGAAGGCCCGCTCCAGAACGGTGGAGATCTCGCCCACCGCCTCCTGCGACCGCTGGGTGGCGCGCGAGATCTTCGGCATCACCAGCGCCGTGGCGCCGCCGATCAGCACCATCACGCCGATCGTGACGCCCAGCAGCACCGGGTCCAGCACCCCCATCATCACGATGGTGGCGACCACGGTCAGCGCTCCGGTGACCCCTGCGACCATCGCCTGCGTGGTGACCGCCCGCAGCAGCGTGGTGTCCGAGGTGACCCGGGACATCAGATCGCCGGGCGGGATCCGGTCGGCCTCCGAGACCCGCAGCCGCAACAGCCGTCCGGTCAGCCGGCGCCGGGCGGCGAACACCACCGACTCGGCGGCGCGCTCCAGGACGTACTGGGCCACCGCCTCGATCGCCGTGCCGAGCAGCACCAGCGCGGTGAGGACCAGCAGGATGCCCGCGATGGGCTCGTCGTCGCCCAGCCGGTCCACCAGCGTCTTGGTGGCGATCGGCTGGGACAGCGCGCACGCCGAGCCGACGAGGGAGAGCAGCGCGCCGAGCGCGATGACCGGGCGGTGCGGGCGTATGTGCTCGTACAGCACCCGCCAGGTCTCGCGAGCGGAGAGTCTCGTACCCGGCGCGTCGTCGTCGGCGCCGGGGGGCGGGTTCGGGGGAAGGGAATCGGAGCTCACGCCGAACAGGACGCCGAACCGGGGGCGTCGACCTGAGCCCCAGCATGAAGAGGATCACCGAGCCGGGGCCCGGGGTGCGGGGGACGGAGGTGCCCCCCGATCCAGACCTTCCCCCGGAGGGACGTACGGAGAGAGCCCCCGTCAGCCGCCGCGCACGCCGCACAGGTGCAGCAGCGCCGCCACCGCGCGATACGGGTCGGTGCGCCCGGCCCGGTCCTCGGCGGCCAGCAGCCGCTCGAACTCCGCCGGCTCCGGCTCCGGCGCGCCGTCGGGCGCCAGGTCGGTGAAGACCCGCACGCCGTACCAGGCGTCCAGCGGCGCCCCGACCCCGGTGAGGGTGGTGGTCAGCTCGGCGAGCCGGTCGGCGCGCACCCGCAGTCCGATCCGGTTGGTGTAGGTGGCGGAGTCGAAGGCGGCCAGCGCCGTCTCCCAGTCCCCGGACAGCCCCGGCCGCATGGCCAGCGCGTCGGCGTTCCGCACCAGCAGCGACAGCAGGCCGCCGGGCGCCAGCACCCGGGCCAGCCCGGCCAGCATGGCCCCCGGCTCCGGCACGTACATCAGCACGCCGTGGCAGAGCACCAGGTCGAAGGCGCCGGGCGCGAAGTGCGCACCGGTGTCCCGGCCGTCGCCCTCGATCAGTCGCATCCGCTCCTGGATGCCCGCCGGCTCACCGGCCAGCGTCGACCGTACGGTCTCCAGCATCCGCGGATCGGACTCCAGCCCGGTGACCTCGTGGCCCGCGCGGGCCAGGCGAAGCGCCTGGGTGCCCTGGCCGAGGCCCACGTCCAGCACGCGCAGTCGCCGCCCCACCGGATAGCGGGCGGCGATCTGCTCGTCGAGCTGGCGGGCGACCATCTCCTGGCGCACCGTGTTCCGCAGGCCGGGCAGGCCGTTCAGCCAACCCTGCACACCTGGGGCGAAGTCCGACGGCGGCTGCTCGCTCAGGGTCGTTCCCCGCGCTTGACCTGCGGTTTGGGCAGCCGCAGGCGACGCATCTGGAGCGTACGCATCAGGGCGTACGGCACCGCGCCGCGCAGGTTCTCACCCGGGAAGCGTTGCTTGAGCTGGCGCTTCAGATGGAAGGCGATGACGAAGGAGTTGACCACGATCATCAGGATGACCAGCATCCACAGCAGCAGCACATAGCTCTGCATCGCGCCCGCGCGGATCATGCTCAGCACGAGGATGACCACCGCGAGCGGCAGGAAGAACTCGGCGATCACGAAGCGCGAGTCCACGAAGTCGCGCGCGAACTTGCGGATCGGGCCGCGGTCGCGCGGCGGCAGGTACCGCTCGTCGCCGCCGGCCAGCGCCTCGCGCTGCTTGACCAGGTCGGCCCGGCGGGCCTCGCGCGCTCGCTTCGCCGCCTCCTTGCGGGTGACCGGCGTCTTCGCCAGGCTGCGGCGCTGCGACTGGGCGTCGCTGCGCTTGGGGGTCGGGCGGCCCTTGGGCGCCTGCGGGTCACGGGGCTGCTGCGGCTGGTCCGCGGTCATCTTGGGCGCGGCCTGCTCATCCTTGGAACGGCTTCGGAACACAACACCCAAGGGTACGGGGTTCCGGGTGTGGACCCCAGCCTCTGCGGGAACGATCCGGCAACGGCGCACCACCCCGGTCGCCACCTACTCCCTGCGCCGGAGGCGCCCGGCGCCCGATCGTTCTGCAGGAGGAGCCCGAGGGGGCGCGAACAGTGCGGTAATGGAAGGAGGGCCCGTACGCTGGGTCTGTCAGGTGTGCCGGAGTCTCAAGTCCGTCAGAAGGGGGCGCGCGAGGCCCATGAGCGGTGTCATGAAGCGTATGGGGATGATCTTCCGCGCGAAGGCCAACAAAGCCCTGGACCGGGCCGAGGATCCGCGCGAGACCCTTGACTACTCGTACCAGAAGCAGCTGGAACTGCTGCAGAAGGTCCGCCGTGGTGTCGCCGACGTGGCGACCTCCCGCAAGCGCCTGGAGCTCCAGCTCAACCAACTGCGCAGCAAGTCCACCCAGCTCGAGGACCAGGGCCGCAAGGCGCTGGCGCTCGGCCGGGAGGACCTGGCGCGCGAGGCGCTCTCCCGCCGCGCCGCCCTCCAGCAGCAGGTCAGCGACCTGGAGGTGCAGCACCAGACGCTCCAGGGCGAGGAGGAGAAGCTGACCCTCGCCTCCCAGCGCCTCCAGGCCAAGGTCGACGCCTTCCGCACCAAGAAGGAGACCATCAAGGCCACCTACACCGCCGCCCAGGCGCAGACCCGCATCGGCGAGGCGTTCTCCGGCATCTCCGAGGAGATGGGCGACGTCGGCCTCGCCATCCAGCGCGCCGAGGACAAGACCGCCCAGATGCAGGCCCGGGCCGGCGCGCTCGACGAGCTGATGGCCTCCGGCGCCCTCGACGACCCGACCGGCATGGCCAAGGACGACATCACCGCCGAGCTGGAGCGGATCTCCGGCGGCGCCGACGTGGAGCTGGAGCTGCAGCGGATGAAGGCCGAACTGGCGGGCGGCGGCGGCACACAGCAGGCTATTGAGGGCGGCGCGCAGGGCCAGAACCAGCAGCAGTCGCAGGGACAGCACCGCTTCGACAAGCAGTGACGGGGCCGGCCGGCGGGAGACCCACCGGCGGCGGACGGAACCGGCCCCTCGCCACCGCGCGAGATCTCTCAAGGAGGCCGTCGTGATCGTGAGGATCATGGGGGAGGGGCAGGTGCGGCTGGACGACAGCCACCTGAGTGGGCTGAACGTGCTCGACGACGAGCTTCTCGCAGAGCTGGAGAACGGCGACGAGTCCGGCTTCCGGCGCACCTTCGACGCCCTTCTGGAGGCCGTGCGCACCCTGGGCGAGCCGCTCCCCGATGACTCCCTGGAATCCTCCGAGCTCATTCTGCCGGCACCCGACGCCACCCTCGACGAGGTCAAGTCGATGCTCCGCGACGACGGCCTCATCCCGGGCTGAAACGGCGACTCCCGACCCGCTTCCCTCGCTCCGTGACACCTGACTCCGTCCCACCGGCGAGTGAACCGAAGCGCGCGCCGCTGCCGAAAAGCAGAGCGCGCGGAGGCCGCGTCTCAGCACGACGGCCCTTCTGCCTCGCGGCCTCGTACGCACCCCCGCCCCGTACGGGCCGGCGAGTGAGCCGAAGGGCGCGCGGCTGCCGAGAGGGAGAGCGCGCGGAGGCCGCGTGGACCGAGCGGCCCGGCACGACGGCCCCTCTGCCTCGCGGCCTCGTACGCACCCCCGCCCCGTACGGGCCGGCGAGTGAGCCGAAGGGCGCGCGGCTGCCGAGAGGGAGAGCGCGCGGAGGCCGCGAGGAACGAGCGGTCGAGCACGGTCGACCGTCGGCAGTCGCTCACAGCGCCCGGAGGTGAACCGAGCCCTCAAACATAGGGGCGAACCGAGCCCTCAAACAAAAGGCGTGCCGAGCCCTCAGAATAGGTTGCCGTGACTCCCCTCGCCGTAGGACCGGGGCTGGCCCGGCCGCGCCGCTGGCTGTGCGAACACCCGCTGGCGCTGGACACCATGCTGGCCCTGGGTGTCTTCGTGCTGATCCTGATCGGTTCGGTGACCAACCCGCACTCTCCGAACACCCCCCTCGGGCCGCTCTTCGTGCTGCTCACCGGCTTGGCCTCGGCCTCCCTGGTGCTGCGCGGCCGGTTGCCGCGCAGCGTGCTGGCGTTCACCTGTGCCATGACGCTCACGGAGATCATCAGCAGTGGGGGCGAGCACGGGCCGCCGCGGCTGGCCATAGCGTTCAGCGTGGTCGTGGCGCTGTACACCGTCGCCTCCCGCACCGACCGCCCCACCACCTGGCGGATCGGCGTCCTCACCGTGGTCGTCATCACGGGCGCCGGCATCGTCTTCGGTGTCCGCCCCTGGTACGCGCAGGAGAACCTCGGGATCTTCGGCTGGACCGGCATGGCCGCCGCCGTCGGGGACGCGGTGCGCAGCCGTCGCGCCTTCGTGGCCGCCATCGAGGAGCGCGCGGTGCGCGCCGAGCAGAGCCGCGAACAGGAGGCCCGTCGTCGGGTCGCGGAGGAGCGGCTTCGCATCGCCCGCGAGCTGCACGACGTGGTCGCCCATCACATCGCGTTGGTCAACGTGCAGGCGGGAGTCGCCTCCCATGTCATGGACAGCCGCCCGGACCAGGCCAAGGAGGCGCTGGCGCATGTGCGGGAGGCGAGCCGGTCGGCGCTGGACGAGCTGCGGGCCACGGTGGGCCTGCTGCGCCAGCACGGCGACCCGGCGGCGCCGACCGAGCCGGCTCCCGGCCTGGGGGTGTTGGACCAGCTTGTCGACGGTTTCGTGCGGGCGGGGCTGCCGGTCGACGTCGCGATGGTCCCGGCGGACGGCCCCGGCGCGCTGCCCAAGAGCGTGGATCTGACCGCCTACCGCGTGGTGCAGGAGGCGCTCACCAATGTGCACAAGCACGCCGGTGCGGAGGCGCGGGCCGAGGTGCGGATCGTGCGTGAGCGGGGGGCGCTGGAGGTGACGGTCGTCGACGACGGGCCCGGTCATCCGGCCGAGGACGGCGACGAGAGCGGCGGGGGGCATGGGCTGCTCGGCATGCGGGAGCGGGTCGCGGCGCTGCGCGGCGACTGCGAAGCGGGACCCCGGCCGGAGGGGGGCTTCCGGGTAAGGGCCAGACTTCCCCTACAG
Coding sequences:
- a CDS encoding ABC transporter ATP-binding protein, with translation MLYEHIRPHRPVIALGALLSLVGSACALSQPIATKTLVDRLGDDEPIAGILLVLTALVLLGTAIEAVAQYVLERAAESVVFAARRRLTGRLLRLRVSEADRIPPGDLMSRVTSDTTLLRAVTTQAMVAGVTGALTVVATIVMMGVLDPVLLGVTIGVMVLIGGATALVMPKISRATQRSQEAVGEISTVLERAFGAFRTIKASGAERRETETVWNATRKAWRYGVQAAKWQSLASSSVGLSVQVSFLAVLGIGGARVASEAIEVSTLIAFLLLLFYLIEPVSQLVSSATQYQEGAAAIARITEAERLETEPEAEPREAASEGGRKDPATAGEPAVGDGPAAVAFDDVTFRYREELPPVHQGVSFTVPSGGMTAFVGPSGAGKSTVFGLIERFYDATGGRVSLDGRDVRDWPLAELRAAIGYVEQDAPVLAGTLRENLVFAAPDATDEDIREVLVRTRLDTLVDRLPEGLDTRVGHRGSRLSGGERQRVAIARALLRRPRLLLLDEATSQLDAVNELALRDTVAEAARHTTVLVVAHRLSTVLLADRIVVMEAGRVRAVGTHAELVAADPLYGELAATQFLATATG
- a CDS encoding methyltransferase domain-containing protein, with product MVARQLDEQIAARYPVGRRLRVLDVGLGQGTQALRLARAGHEVTGLESDPRMLETVRSTLAGEPAGIQERMRLIEGDGRDTGAHFAPGAFDLVLCHGVLMYVPEPGAMLAGLARVLAPGGLLSLLVRNADALAMRPGLSGDWETALAAFDSATYTNRIGLRVRADRLAELTTTLTGVGAPLDAWYGVRVFTDLAPDGAPEPEPAEFERLLAAEDRAGRTDPYRAVAALLHLCGVRGG
- a CDS encoding DUF3043 domain-containing protein, which translates into the protein MFRSRSKDEQAAPKMTADQPQQPRDPQAPKGRPTPKRSDAQSQRRSLAKTPVTRKEAAKRAREARRADLVKQREALAGGDERYLPPRDRGPIRKFARDFVDSRFVIAEFFLPLAVVILVLSMIRAGAMQSYVLLLWMLVILMIVVNSFVIAFHLKRQLKQRFPGENLRGAVPYALMRTLQMRRLRLPKPQVKRGERP
- a CDS encoding PspA/IM30 family protein; the protein is MSGVMKRMGMIFRAKANKALDRAEDPRETLDYSYQKQLELLQKVRRGVADVATSRKRLELQLNQLRSKSTQLEDQGRKALALGREDLAREALSRRAALQQQVSDLEVQHQTLQGEEEKLTLASQRLQAKVDAFRTKKETIKATYTAAQAQTRIGEAFSGISEEMGDVGLAIQRAEDKTAQMQARAGALDELMASGALDDPTGMAKDDITAELERISGGADVELELQRMKAELAGGGGTQQAIEGGAQGQNQQQSQGQHRFDKQ
- a CDS encoding sensor histidine kinase is translated as MTPLAVGPGLARPRRWLCEHPLALDTMLALGVFVLILIGSVTNPHSPNTPLGPLFVLLTGLASASLVLRGRLPRSVLAFTCAMTLTEIISSGGEHGPPRLAIAFSVVVALYTVASRTDRPTTWRIGVLTVVVITGAGIVFGVRPWYAQENLGIFGWTGMAAAVGDAVRSRRAFVAAIEERAVRAEQSREQEARRRVAEERLRIARELHDVVAHHIALVNVQAGVASHVMDSRPDQAKEALAHVREASRSALDELRATVGLLRQHGDPAAPTEPAPGLGVLDQLVDGFVRAGLPVDVAMVPADGPGALPKSVDLTAYRVVQEALTNVHKHAGAEARAEVRIVRERGALEVTVVDDGPGHPAEDGDESGGGHGLLGMRERVAALRGDCEAGPRPEGGFRVRARLPLQTRTGGDDR